taatgtttataaagcgatgtaaaattaatggcgctatataaatgagtaaaataaataaatacttagGGGGTTCTCCGGGGTCTCATGTCGTGTGCACAAATCCTGGCAGGCACCTGTCGAATACCTGTATCCAGGCCAGCGGTGGCCAGGCCGAGCGCCGGTATCTAGGGCGGCGGTGGCTAGGCCGAACGCCAGTATCTAGGGCGCCGGTAGCCAGGCCGAACACCAGTATATAGGCCGGCGGTGGACACACTGAATCACATTGTTTTAGCTAAAGCAAGTGACCACTGCATACAATAAACAGCAGATTCCTGCGGGGTCCTCACCCTTCCACTGCTCAGGGATAATCCCGTCTCGTCGCTGGAAGACTGGTTTAGGAATGATCCGTCCAGTTCGTAGCGACACTCTAACCCGCTCGCCCTCCTCTGTGTACCGCCATTCCACAGATGTTGGctgcctggagaaaaaaaaaaaaaaaaagattcatcaGCTCACGACCATACGAGTAATGGAgatgaatgacagaaggaacgagCAGCTCACCTGTCTGTCGGGTCCACGAGAGCCACGTGATTAAGCAGCAAAGGAGCTTCACTGGGCACATACGTCCCTCTGTAACTACCAGACTTCCCAACATAGCGAAAATGCTAAATATAAAAAGGGAGAAAGTAAGAGATGTGAGCCATTATCTATACAAAGGAAGCCCTAGAAGTCAACGAGACCCTGTGTACATTAGTGTATATGCCACTTGCCATAAAGCTCTATACCCCTTGATGAAGGCTTGCTGAGCGTGCAAACAGCATTAACGGAGCGGGCTCAGGAGTCAAGCGTAGGATCTGCATGTACAGAGTGGGCTCGGGAGCCGAGCGTGGGAACTGCATGAACGGAGCGGGCTCGGGAGCGGAGAGTGGAAACTGCATGCACGGAGCGGGCTCGGGAGCCGAGTGTGGGAACTGCATGTACGGAGCGGGCTCGGGAGCTGAGTGTGGGAACTGCATGTACAGAGCAGGCTCTGGAGCTGAGCATGAGATGtacagtggtgtgtgtgtgtgtgtgtgtgtgtgtgtgtgtgtgtgtgtgtgtgtgtgtgtgtgtgtgtgtgtgtgtgtgtgtgtgtgtgtgtgtgtgtgtgtgtgtgtgtgtgtgtgtgtgtggtacatttCCGTCTCTCACCGTGTTCAGATTCTCCACCACCACCCAGTTACGCGCTCTTATAACTTGCGTCACCTTCCCCTGTTTTCCCGCATCTTTACCAGCAAGAACTTCAACCTGGAAAACAGAGCAGATAAATCAGAGGACACAAAtccttaaccccccccccccccaaaaaaaaattgcgcaaatcATCATGAACTACTTTGGCAGATGTGGACCTAACCGTTTGTCTGACCGCGGCTGTGAAGTGCAATCACGTGTGTGCGAACCCAACAAAATCAGCAGCAAAACAACACATCATTTTGCCCAATTTTTGTTATTGATTTCGGGGTCCAATTTTAAATGTAAAGGGCAAAATGGGCAGTGAAGCTGTCTCTGAAAACACCCACAATAGGGTCACAAAACTAATCTCCACTACTTACTGTGTCACCGCGGAAATACGCCCACTCATCATTCCTGATGGGCTCAACAAATATTTTCGATCTCCTCTTTCCAGGAGGGTTTCTCCGCTGAGCGGCTACTGTAGACGGCCGGCTGGTGCCAAAGCGGTAGTCACGGGGTAACTTTATGACCTTGGAGGGCGCAGAGAGGAGGGCGGTGAGACGCATGTCTGGAAGAAAACAATCAGAGGTCCTGAAGTTTAGTAATCTCAGTAGTGAAGTTCTTGGATTTTATAAAAAAAGGTAATGTCCCAGCATCAATATCTCACTGCTACGACGTCAGATTGTCAGACTCCCCCCTCCcccagctacgaggtccaatggtcagactCCCCCCTCCcccagctacgaggtccaatggtcagactCCCCCCTCCcccagctacgaggtccaatggtcagactccacccccagctacgaggtccaatggtcagactccgcccccagctacgaggtccaatggtcagactccgcccccagctacgaggtccaatggtcagactccacccccagctacgagggccaatggtcagactccacccccagctacgaggtccaatggtcagactccgcccccagctacgaggtccaatggtcagactCCACCTCCAGCTACGAGGGCCAATGGTCAGACTCCACCCCAagctacgaggtccaatggtcagaccCCACCTCCAGCTACGAGGGCCAATGGTCAGACTCCACCcccagctacgaggtccaatggtcagactccacctccagctacgaggtccaatggtcagaccccacccccagctacgaggtccaatggtcagactccgcccccagctacgaggtccaatggtcagaccccacccccagctacgaggtccaatggtcagaccccacctccagctacgaggtccaatggtcagactccgcccccagctacgaggtccaatggtcagactccacccccagctacgagggccaatggtcagactccacccccagctacgaggtccaatggtcagactccgcccccagctacgaggtccaatggtcagaccCCACCTCCAGCTACGAGGGCCAATGGTCAGACTCCACCcccagctacgaggtccaatggtcagactccacctccagctacgaggtccaatggtcagaccccacccccagctacgaggtccaatggtcagaccccgcccccagctacgaggtccaatggtcagaccccacccccagctacgaggtccaatggtcagaccccacctccagctacgaggtccaatggtcagactccgcccccagctacgaggtccaatggtcagactCCGCCCCCAGCTACGAGGGCCAATGGTCAGACTCCACCcccagctacgaggtccaatggtcagactccgcccccagctacgaggtccaatggtcagaccCCACCTCCAGCTACGAGGGCCAATGGTCAGACTCCACCCCAagctacgaggtccaatggtcagaccCCACCTCCAGCTACGAGGGCCAATGGTCAGACTCCACCcccagctacgaggtccaatggtcagactccacccccagctacgaggtccaatggtcagaccccacccccagctacgaggtccaatggtcagaccCCACCTCCAGCTACGAGGGCCAATGGTCAGACTCCACCCCAagctacgaggtccaatggtcagactccacctccagctacgaggtccaatggtcagactccacccccagctacgaggtccaatggtcagactccacctccagctacgaggtccaatggtcagaccccacccccagctacgaggtccaatggtcagaccCCACCTCCAGCTACGAGGGCCAATGGTCAGACTCCACCCCAagctacgaggtccaatggtcagactccacctccagctacgaggtccaatggtcagactccacccccagctacgaggtccaatggtcagactccacccccagctacgaggtccaatggtcagactccacccccagctacgaggtccaatggtcagactccacccccagctacgaggtccaatggtcagactCCACCTCCAGCTACGAGGGCCAATGGTCAGACCCCACCCCCAGCTACGAGGGCCAATGGTCAGACTCCACCcccagctacgaggtccaatggtcagactccacctccagctacgaggtccaatggtcagaccccacccccagctacgaggtccaatggtcagaccccacccccagctacgaggtccaatggtcagaccCCACCTCCAGCTACGAGGGCCAATGGTCAGACTCCACCcccagctacgaggtccaatggtcagaccCCACCTCCAGCTACGAGGGCCAATGGTCAGACTCCACCCCAagctacgaggtccaatggtcagactccacctccagctacgaggtccaatggtcagactccacccccagctacgaggtccaatggtcagactccacccccagctacgaggtccaatggtcagactccacccccagctacgaggt
This region of Ranitomeya imitator isolate aRanImi1 chromosome 1, aRanImi1.pri, whole genome shotgun sequence genomic DNA includes:
- the MRPL24 gene encoding large ribosomal subunit protein uL24m, whose protein sequence is MRLTALLSAPSKVIKLPRDYRFGTSRPSTVAAQRRNPPGKRRSKIFVEPIRNDEWAYFRGDTVEVLAGKDAGKQGKVTQVIRARNWVVVENLNTHFRYVGKSGSYRGTYVPSEAPLLLNHVALVDPTDRQPTSVEWRYTEEGERVRVSLRTGRIIPKPVFQRRDGIIPEQWKDGPKDTSADDALERTYVPSLKTFQEEIMEAMGIVENRRHRDSFWY